In Synergistaceae bacterium, the genomic window AGCAATATCTTCAATCATCATGCCTTTAATAAGTTTGATCGGAGCTAATAACTCACCAGCAAAAACATCAGCTTGCCACTCGGAATCCTCGTAAATTTTCATGCTGACCTGCTCATAATTTTTCGCCATAGGAACGCCGTGATGCATAATCAAATGTCCTATTTCGTGAGATATAGTCATGCGGTCTTTCCCTACGTGATCACAAGCTCCGTTGTAAACAGCTTCTTCAATCTGTATCAGCTTCTGATCCGGATAAGTTATAGCTCTCGCTTTTAGAGTTCCATCTTCTACGATTTCGTAATCAAAATCAGGAATAATCATAGAAAGTTTATGCTC contains:
- a CDS encoding ImmA/IrrE family metallo-endopeptidase, with amino-acid sequence MYEKGIKVPPKSRSEIESIAWGIRKISGYSSNVIPFPVMDFLEHKLSMIIPDFDYEIVEDGTLKARAITYPDQKLIQIEEAVYNGACDHVGKDRMTISHEIGHLIMHHGVPMAKNYEQVSMKIYEDSEWQADVFAGELLAPIKLIKGMMIEDIAYECKVSYKAANAQFRALYKKLRCA